One window from the genome of Bacillus weihaiensis encodes:
- the folD gene encoding bifunctional methylenetetrahydrofolate dehydrogenase/methenyltetrahydrofolate cyclohydrolase FolD, with amino-acid sequence MTATIIDGKQLSAQKRSELAQEVVRIREGGVLPKLVVILVGDNPASLSYIRGKQKAAEEIGVGFKLEHFPESFSENELLDIIEHYNQNDEYHGILVQLPLPEHINETAVIEKISPLKDVDGFHPINVGRMMIGQETFLPCTPAGIVEMIKSVGVEIAGKNVVVVGRSNIVGKPVGQLLLNEHATVTYCHSKTDDLTSYTKGADILVAAVGRANFIKGQDIKPGAVVIDVGVNRLDTGKLCGDVVFDEAKEVASYITPVPGGVGPMTITMLAHNTVQSAKQFLLTK; translated from the coding sequence ATGACAGCAACAATCATTGATGGCAAACAACTTTCAGCACAGAAAAGAAGCGAACTAGCACAGGAAGTAGTACGTATTAGAGAGGGTGGAGTGCTTCCAAAGTTAGTTGTGATATTAGTAGGTGACAACCCTGCTTCACTCTCATATATTAGAGGAAAACAAAAGGCAGCAGAGGAAATTGGAGTGGGCTTTAAACTGGAGCATTTTCCTGAATCCTTTTCTGAAAATGAGTTATTAGACATAATCGAACATTATAACCAAAACGATGAATACCACGGTATTTTAGTACAACTTCCACTTCCAGAGCATATTAATGAGACTGCAGTTATCGAGAAAATCTCACCATTAAAAGATGTAGATGGTTTCCATCCGATAAATGTCGGGAGAATGATGATAGGTCAAGAAACATTTCTACCTTGTACACCAGCTGGAATTGTTGAGATGATTAAATCAGTTGGAGTTGAAATAGCAGGTAAAAATGTTGTAGTAGTTGGACGTAGTAATATCGTTGGGAAACCAGTGGGGCAGCTATTACTAAATGAACATGCGACGGTTACATACTGTCATTCCAAAACAGATGATTTAACCTCTTATACAAAGGGAGCAGATATTTTAGTTGCTGCTGTAGGACGAGCTAACTTTATAAAAGGACAGGATATTAAGCCTGGTGCTGTCGTAATTGATGTTGGAGTCAATCGATTGGATACAGGAAAACTATGTGGTGATGTCGTTTTCGATGAAGCGAAAGAAGTAGCAAGCTACATTACACCTGTACCAGGTGGTGTTGGTCCCATGACGATTACCATGCTAGCGCACAATACTGTTCAGTCTGCTAAACAATTTTTACTTACTAAATAA